Proteins found in one Desulfobacterales bacterium genomic segment:
- a CDS encoding MBL fold metallo-hydrolase, with protein MLIKQLIVGNMGVCCYLVGCDRTGEGLIIDPGGDEERILAACNKEKLTIRYIVNTHGHPDHVCGNARLKAATGAEIVMHVDEAAFIARPEIKQYFSMLGLPESPPPDRTVVHGDTIDAGTVSLKVLLTPGHTPGGICLYSAPNLFSGDTLFAGGVGRTDFPGGNTDQLLNSIREQLLTLPDDTVVWPGHGYGGEQSTIGAERTGNPFLNGGW; from the coding sequence GTCTGCTGCTACCTGGTGGGCTGCGACCGGACCGGGGAGGGTTTGATCATCGATCCGGGCGGTGACGAGGAACGTATCCTGGCCGCCTGTAATAAAGAAAAACTCACCATCAGGTATATCGTCAACACCCATGGCCATCCCGACCATGTCTGCGGCAACGCCCGGCTCAAGGCGGCCACCGGTGCCGAGATCGTCATGCATGTGGACGAGGCCGCCTTTATCGCCCGGCCCGAGATCAAGCAGTATTTTTCCATGCTCGGCCTGCCCGAATCACCGCCCCCGGACCGGACAGTGGTCCACGGCGACACCATTGACGCGGGCACGGTCTCGCTCAAGGTGCTGCTCACCCCGGGCCATACCCCGGGCGGCATCTGCCTCTACTCCGCGCCCAACCTCTTTTCCGGCGACACCCTGTTCGCCGGCGGGGTCGGCCGGACCGATTTTCCCGGCGGCAACACCGACCAGCTCCTGAACTCGATCCGGGAACAGCTTCTCACCCTGCCCGACGACACGGTGGTCTGGCCGGGGCACGGCTATGGCGGCGAGCAGTCCACCATCGGCGCCGAAAGAACCGGCAACCCCTTTCTCAACGGGGGCTGGTAA